The proteins below come from a single bacterium genomic window:
- a CDS encoding ATP-binding protein, translating to MKQESPFTPGSPVPYEFFVGRQKEIEEILTSVRRAASGRQQNVFLVGERGIGKSSLAHYVRDLAVKQYNFLTVHVLLGGVTTLEELVRRVFERIANEAHARRWFEKISDVFGGRIQQVGFFAVSLGFNAPESDLSHLVRDFPEAINKINEKIKDKIKGILVVLDDINGICKKDDFANWYKSCVDHIALHYRGFPVLIMPVAIPEIRLRLGEQQPSLMRVFKVVEIEGLSDDEVRAFLTRAFESVGVKASSEVIGVMVSYSGGLPIVMQEIGDAVFTANKDDLIDEDDSIKGLMTAAETMGQKYLEPRVYQAIRSKRYRSILRKLGSLRPLAHFKKAEIQSKLNVDEKKVLHNFLRRMRELGVVLQDKERERGWYKFTNPLYPLYISMEGIRYRERPRNRR from the coding sequence ATGAAACAAGAAAGCCCGTTCACACCGGGTAGCCCGGTGCCCTATGAGTTCTTCGTTGGTCGGCAAAAGGAGATTGAAGAGATCCTCACCTCTGTCAGGCGGGCTGCATCCGGGAGGCAGCAGAACGTTTTCTTGGTCGGCGAAAGAGGGATAGGTAAGAGCTCGCTTGCCCACTACGTGAGAGACCTGGCTGTCAAACAGTACAACTTCCTGACCGTTCACGTTCTCTTGGGCGGAGTAACTACTCTAGAAGAACTTGTCCGGAGGGTGTTCGAGCGAATCGCTAATGAAGCTCATGCTCGACGCTGGTTCGAGAAGATTAGCGATGTATTCGGGGGCCGCATACAACAAGTGGGGTTTTTTGCCGTTTCCCTAGGTTTCAATGCACCCGAGAGTGATCTATCTCACCTGGTTAGAGATTTTCCGGAGGCTATCAACAAAATCAACGAGAAGATAAAAGATAAAATAAAGGGCATTCTTGTCGTTCTGGACGACATAAACGGGATTTGCAAGAAGGACGATTTCGCAAATTGGTACAAAAGCTGTGTGGACCACATAGCGCTCCATTATAGGGGTTTCCCCGTGCTCATCATGCCGGTCGCGATACCGGAGATCAGACTCAGGCTAGGGGAACAACAGCCTTCGCTTATGAGAGTTTTCAAGGTGGTGGAGATAGAAGGACTCTCTGATGATGAGGTGAGAGCCTTTTTAACGAGAGCATTTGAGAGTGTCGGCGTCAAGGCATCCAGCGAAGTGATTGGGGTGATGGTCTCCTATTCAGGTGGGCTACCGATTGTCATGCAGGAGATCGGCGACGCCGTATTCACGGCGAACAAGGATGATCTCATAGACGAAGACGACTCAATAAAGGGACTGATGACCGCCGCCGAGACAATGGGGCAGAAGTATCTCGAGCCGAGGGTCTATCAAGCAATTCGTAGCAAGCGTTATCGCTCAATCTTGCGAAAACTGGGGAGCCTGCGTCCCTTGGCCCATTTCAAGAAAGCAGAGATTCAAAGTAAGCTGAATGTAGATGAGAAGAAGGTTCTCCATAACTTTCTGAGAAGGATGAGAGAATTAGGCGTCGTTCTTCAGGATAAGGAAAGGGAACGAGGCTGGTATAAGTTCACGAACCCTCTTTATCCGCTTTACATCTCGATGGAAGGAATCCGCTACCGCGAGCGCCCCCGGAATAGGAGATAA
- a CDS encoding SpoVG family protein, producing MTEAARTGYNRGVEVSDVRVYPFESKEGASQVHAYADVTFDGELLVKGFKVVIKPNGALFVGYPSARQQGGEFVPTVAALSPELRSKIREAVVAKYREYFPKE from the coding sequence TTGACTGAGGCGGCGAGAACGGGGTATAACCGAGGCGTGGAAGTCAGCGACGTCAGGGTTTATCCGTTCGAGTCTAAAGAGGGAGCGAGCCAGGTTCACGCCTACGCGGATGTAACCTTTGACGGGGAGCTCTTGGTCAAGGGCTTCAAGGTGGTGATCAAGCCCAATGGGGCGCTGTTCGTGGGCTATCCCTCCGCGAGGCAGCAGGGCGGCGAGTTTGTGCCGACCGTGGCCGCGCTTTCGCCCGAGCTGAGGAGCAAGATACGCGAGGCTGTCGTGGCCAAGTACAGGGAGTATTTTCCGAAGGAGTAG
- a CDS encoding DUF2723 domain-containing protein, which produces MLFLLAFFTYLKTLCPTIYVGDSGELVTAASCLGIPHPPGYPIFVILIRLTSIVFPFGSLAERCALASALFGAASVFVLFRICLCVSESDRRNNPPPRFAVLGSTIAAVAFTFSLTFWSQTTIAEVYALTLLMILLILYLVVLWQREPDGKRDHRLLLAAAFIGGLGLSSHHTVALILAALVVYVIYRSPRLLRNSGVVFGATVLGVLGASAYLYLAFRASTNPPLNWGMPETLSRFWDHILRREYGSSSHTERTFALVIKQLGFYASMLVRQFTPLGVILSAIGLAAAVRRRNKALLMLLACFLLSSLFFILYTNYRLIPRDKSLVEVFFIPSFAVAAIFLALGASSVLRKVCDLIKSRSMSAVAAIALAVLVCALPLFANYFYNDKSRNFLTYDYGVNVIKCLPSDDAIVFVDRDMEVFTLLFLKDVERTCPNIEVIDRSGILRRDFYVKDMRLMPEKQRQVAQLQAEHRLFGEETRPICYVPGVDLGGIKEFKLKPVGVATLLVPAKDAGEFSERERDVPDTLVSRSLEDPTIFKDYTSRCVAMVWQLQLGDSYYWQGDRDKGKRLWSDSSRTAGDIMILHTMLAEKAVGCGETQVAIEEYKKIADIRPQDQLVRMNLGMLLEREGRLREALDAFDSVRRADPTFLPALKACVNIEVRLKNFKKAIGTANQIAKLAPRDPNSLRNLGIVHELAGEYQESLAAYRRSVAVSPTFALAYADIALLQEKMGDEDAARDAMRRALALDPDLPTRDARLSQSSLAVELLAEGEASGTEDLESLSADQLQRRMRALVAAKRYSLAIEVCKRLAQLRPNSPQPMVEMGMLLDQTGRLPQAEAAFKKALSIDPDSVEAHNALGVVYAKRKQYKDARREWEAALKLKPDSAGTLSNLKQLEQLGY; this is translated from the coding sequence ATGCTGTTCCTGCTGGCGTTCTTCACCTATCTGAAGACCCTCTGCCCCACTATCTATGTCGGCGACAGCGGGGAGCTCGTCACGGCCGCAAGCTGCCTGGGCATACCTCATCCGCCGGGCTACCCGATCTTCGTTATCTTGATCAGGCTCACAAGCATTGTCTTCCCGTTTGGCTCGCTCGCCGAACGGTGTGCCCTCGCCTCGGCGCTGTTCGGGGCGGCGAGTGTGTTCGTTCTCTTCAGAATCTGCCTTTGCGTATCCGAAAGCGATCGCCGTAATAACCCGCCGCCACGCTTCGCTGTCCTGGGCTCGACGATAGCTGCCGTTGCCTTCACATTCTCCCTCACTTTCTGGTCGCAGACAACGATCGCAGAGGTCTATGCGCTTACTCTTCTGATGATTCTCTTGATACTCTATCTCGTTGTGCTGTGGCAGCGTGAACCAGATGGAAAGAGGGACCACAGGTTGCTCCTTGCCGCTGCGTTCATAGGCGGCCTGGGGCTGTCGAGCCACCACACAGTCGCCCTAATCCTCGCAGCGCTAGTCGTCTATGTAATATACAGATCCCCCCGACTGCTCCGAAACAGCGGCGTAGTCTTCGGCGCAACGGTGCTCGGCGTTCTCGGGGCATCGGCCTACCTCTATCTCGCGTTCCGCGCCTCGACCAACCCACCGCTCAACTGGGGCATGCCAGAGACGCTCTCGCGATTTTGGGACCATATCCTACGCCGCGAATACGGCAGTTCGAGTCACACTGAGCGAACGTTCGCCCTTGTCATCAAACAGCTGGGCTTCTACGCTTCCATGCTCGTCAGACAGTTCACGCCGCTGGGCGTCATCCTCTCGGCAATCGGGCTCGCAGCTGCGGTCCGACGCCGAAACAAGGCGCTGCTCATGCTTCTTGCGTGCTTCTTGCTCAGCAGCCTGTTCTTCATCCTATATACCAATTACAGGCTCATCCCCCGCGACAAGTCCCTAGTCGAGGTCTTCTTCATCCCATCCTTCGCCGTCGCCGCCATCTTCCTCGCCCTCGGCGCCTCATCCGTGCTGCGGAAGGTTTGTGACCTGATAAAGTCGCGCAGCATGTCCGCTGTTGCGGCCATCGCCTTAGCGGTCTTGGTGTGTGCGCTGCCGTTGTTTGCCAACTACTTCTACAACGACAAGAGCCGCAACTTCCTCACATACGACTACGGCGTCAACGTCATTAAATGCTTGCCAAGCGACGACGCCATCGTTTTCGTTGACCGGGACATGGAGGTCTTCACGCTGCTCTTTCTGAAGGATGTCGAGCGCACCTGTCCAAACATCGAAGTAATCGACCGCTCAGGCATCTTGAGGCGTGATTTTTACGTCAAGGACATGAGGCTGATGCCCGAAAAGCAGCGCCAGGTCGCTCAGTTGCAGGCGGAGCATCGGCTGTTTGGGGAGGAGACGAGGCCTATATGCTACGTGCCGGGCGTCGATCTCGGCGGCATCAAGGAGTTCAAGCTCAAGCCGGTCGGCGTCGCAACGCTGCTCGTTCCGGCCAAAGATGCGGGCGAGTTCTCTGAACGTGAGCGAGATGTGCCCGATACTCTCGTCAGCAGGAGCCTCGAAGACCCCACCATCTTCAAGGACTACACGTCTCGGTGCGTGGCCATGGTTTGGCAGCTACAGCTCGGCGACTCTTACTACTGGCAGGGCGATCGCGACAAGGGGAAGAGGTTATGGAGCGATTCAAGCAGGACTGCGGGGGACATTATGATCCTGCACACAATGCTGGCGGAGAAGGCTGTTGGCTGCGGAGAGACACAAGTTGCAATAGAAGAGTACAAAAAGATCGCAGATATCAGGCCCCAAGACCAGCTCGTCCGCATGAACCTCGGCATGTTGCTCGAGCGCGAGGGGAGGCTTCGCGAGGCGCTCGACGCGTTTGACAGCGTGCGCCGGGCAGACCCCACGTTCCTGCCAGCCCTCAAAGCCTGCGTCAACATCGAGGTCAGGCTCAAAAACTTCAAGAAAGCGATAGGGACGGCGAACCAGATCGCAAAGCTAGCGCCTCGCGACCCGAACTCGCTTCGCAATCTTGGCATCGTGCACGAGCTTGCCGGCGAATACCAGGAGTCGCTCGCTGCGTATCGGCGTTCTGTGGCGGTGAGTCCCACGTTTGCTCTGGCCTACGCGGATATAGCGCTTCTTCAGGAGAAGATGGGGGATGAAGACGCGGCAAGAGATGCGATGCGGCGTGCGCTTGCGCTCGATCCTGACCTTCCGACGAGGGATGCGCGGTTGAGTCAGAGCAGCTTGGCCGTGGAGCTGCTGGCAGAGGGCGAGGCGTCAGGGACGGAGGACCTTGAGAGCCTTTCGGCTGATCAGCTCCAGAGGAGGATGAGAGCCCTCGTCGCTGCCAAGCGTTATTCGCTGGCGATTGAGGTGTGCAAGCGCCTTGCACAGCTCAGGCCTAACAGCCCGCAACCGATGGTTGAGATGGGAATGCTGCTCGACCAGACTGGCAGGTTGCCGCAGGCCGAGGCGGCGTTCAAGAAGGCGCTTTCGATCGATCCTGATTCTGTCGAGGCGCACAATGCGCTTGGCGTCGTCTATGCTAAGCGCAAGCAATACAAAGATGCGCGGCGCGAGTGGGAGGCGGCGCTTAAGCTGAAGCCGGATTCCGCGGGCACGCTGAGCAATCTCAAGCAGCTCGAGCAGCTCGGGTATTAA
- the queD gene encoding 6-carboxytetrahydropterin synthase QueD, with protein MFELTVRSSFAAAHRLREYDGKCENLHGHNWVVEVRVRAESLNDIGLAIDFKDLKAATDAVLDRLDHKLLNDVEPFKEMNPSSENIARWIFESLKERLGGLVVGLREVSVWENPNCCATYWE; from the coding sequence ATGTTCGAGTTGACCGTCAGGAGCTCGTTTGCGGCGGCCCATCGATTGCGGGAATACGACGGCAAGTGCGAGAACCTGCACGGGCATAACTGGGTGGTCGAGGTGCGGGTGCGGGCAGAATCGCTGAACGACATTGGGCTTGCGATAGACTTCAAGGACCTCAAGGCTGCGACTGACGCGGTTTTGGACCGCTTGGACCACAAGCTCCTAAACGATGTTGAGCCGTTCAAAGAGATGAACCCCTCAAGCGAGAACATCGCTCGGTGGATTTTTGAGTCTCTGAAGGAGCGTTTAGGCGGCCTAGTCGTCGGCCTGCGAGAGGTCTCGGTCTGGGAGAACCCCAATTGCTGCGCTACGTATTGGGAATGA
- a CDS encoding PQQ-binding-like beta-propeller repeat protein, whose product MSLRWVTIVCSVFVFVIVGLTVCRAGEWSDYEITQDTTWDPSENPIVLMRDLTIHKVNPDDPSDRVKLTINPGVVVKLASHVDIFVEGLVVAEEALFTSINDDSTPDGAWEDSSGTPQIGDWNSVHIYNYNAIFSGCTFRYGKSIEIDDCSPTFYGNLIEQFSRYGLYIVAQDTLVSPVIECNKIFDIGEPYTDDNPENGKFDPGQEEYQDLDMNDQYDAGIGIYCYTPPFYFGPCVPLIRFNQIVMSTDRSVARGSLPIVFENTLPIMLDVGGSPENPVPDGNLIRQRADDDRFVSAIGIKGYVKPGELDDDTGAYKYVDYFLPLVDDRAVASDQVSPTNQHLPYIVLEDLVIADGCDLSVPPNCVVKFSADTSVEILGTIETSNLSASRSYFTSLHNDVYGLRVPGSNSHPAPGDWYQFRICCEDCLIQNSNFSYGTFVKIDQCCPTIINNTVSNFYLYGLYVYAESHAAKPEISRNVIQDCGHVVDAASGIYEGGGICLETGRDYLGPCEPTLQGNRLLSNHGYPLTLLGTCDPVYINNTLMGNSYRAVAIGGTIRGRGATWDDVTGYHYPYVVIDPVVVAGGYRAANGLSTAIISSDTLDGILDTLVDETADWKANVLTGSMLTPNTDRPEQFEIVSNTRTSIVVGSDVSGIAQGGDPYEFVVKDTVVEVPLGTIVKFAKGMSIYVKGQLELNGTTRDRVYFTSFNDDSAGGSVLLSGSTPMPQPGDWEYFKVENDNNKIEECIFKYGTSIYIDSCSPLLQHNAIAMFSRAGIHCYAHSAKASPSILNNAIMCNRNGVRCETDTGFTDPNGAMPMIHSNDIVSNEEYGVVNLQEGAEIDAVLNWWGAVDGPSGDAPGSGDGIYDVSLYKPFQGEPNFEADSAPPVFSDVFPAPYSVDVQTTTIIMLTVTDVGKGIDTNSVSIKVDHGDGEGFVSVMKDGEDLHYNGGYVSRENVANGYRYSYVPGRSFAANRQVCVKMQIGDLELCPNKAQYTFCFWTGRNIGLTFGRVEPEIGTVKTQFTYSVDFFDRDLAAPASALLYIDNMPRSMSLVAGDPWEGTYSYTTSLKVGYHTFYFEFEGGGGAGTVRLPELGDVPPYFYGPTVLSEDTTNTWPMFRHDPVHSGRSPIAATSAPTLNWSFTAGDYIISSPVVDADNTVYFGCYDGNVYAMNTDGTVKWAASTGDYIASTPVIDENGNLYVGSGDHYFYSFNPDGSLNWTYKTGGEIDSSPTIGIDGNIYFGCDDGYLYSMTSDGNLRWQFHTGGWVTSSPAIWFDGTVFFGSDDNKLYAVRHDGNLRWSYNTGAVITSSPVVGPDETAYVGAGYQILAINSDGTLKWRVNADNIVHSSPALSDDGVLYVGSYDHNLYAIETSTGTVNWTYVANNVIHTSPAIDANGDILFGSHDGNLYCLGKDGSLLWRFYDPLRPGYGFNVHSSPAIGPDGSVYFGSEEKLYALAELPVLNTAPTLSDASCAPSGKSTTRYTFKIHYFDREQEPPSVAKVIVDDAEYALAFDSGEAADGYYSARIMLTPGEHTHYYLFADATSKTTRYPAVGSIDGPNIEEGSPGTPPFTRSAPPTVWMAGYFGSHVSQRLGGKLHVVAYCTDPDDDIARVELCYDGEPLVPLNDDGQSQDGLAGDGVYGCFVDVEPGYPAGCYLLEVVATDAEGNTSNVWPYVTIDDYPRFDLPGLAGVSSAAVSNSEVMPVGGKPASNLSLNLQNYILDSIRGVTSRDVGPEPEILMAGYGNCKIDQNTGGTLFLNVIVNDPDGLSNIASVEAHRSLQDHGDFSFGGVELSRLTADGQRGYYGANCHIAGGERGHHLIEVQVADKDGNYSTFFPYLVVTQ is encoded by the coding sequence ATGTCATTGAGATGGGTCACGATCGTATGTTCGGTGTTCGTCTTTGTCATCGTTGGTTTGACCGTGTGCCGTGCTGGCGAATGGTCGGACTATGAGATCACACAGGATACAACTTGGGACCCGAGCGAGAACCCAATTGTCCTGATGCGTGATCTTACTATCCACAAGGTGAATCCTGATGATCCTAGCGACAGAGTTAAGCTGACGATCAATCCTGGGGTTGTAGTAAAGCTTGCCTCACACGTTGACATATTTGTTGAGGGGCTTGTGGTCGCGGAGGAGGCGCTTTTTACCTCGATAAATGACGACAGCACGCCTGACGGAGCGTGGGAGGACAGTTCAGGAACGCCACAGATAGGTGATTGGAACTCTGTCCACATCTACAACTACAATGCCATCTTCTCGGGCTGCACGTTTCGCTACGGCAAGTCAATAGAGATCGATGATTGCTCGCCCACTTTTTACGGCAACCTGATCGAGCAATTCAGTCGATATGGTCTGTATATTGTTGCCCAGGACACGCTTGTCAGCCCGGTCATCGAGTGCAACAAGATATTTGACATCGGCGAGCCTTACACCGATGACAATCCTGAGAACGGGAAGTTCGACCCCGGCCAGGAGGAGTATCAAGACCTCGACATGAACGACCAGTATGACGCTGGCATCGGCATCTATTGCTACACACCACCTTTCTATTTTGGCCCGTGCGTTCCGCTGATTCGGTTCAACCAGATTGTTATGAGCACCGATCGCAGCGTCGCTCGGGGCAGCTTGCCAATAGTGTTTGAGAACACTCTGCCGATCATGCTCGACGTCGGGGGCTCACCGGAGAATCCGGTCCCTGATGGTAACCTGATTCGGCAAAGGGCGGATGATGACCGCTTCGTCTCGGCCATCGGCATAAAGGGCTATGTCAAGCCTGGCGAGCTGGACGATGATACCGGCGCTTACAAATACGTGGACTACTTCCTCCCGCTCGTTGACGACAGAGCGGTGGCCTCGGACCAGGTCTCGCCGACAAACCAACATCTCCCCTACATAGTTCTGGAAGACCTCGTCATCGCCGATGGCTGCGACCTATCCGTGCCGCCCAATTGCGTTGTCAAGTTCAGCGCGGACACGAGCGTCGAGATTCTGGGGACGATCGAGACCTCCAACCTGTCCGCATCCCGCAGCTATTTCACATCGCTTCATAACGACGTTTACGGGCTGAGGGTGCCTGGCAGCAACAGCCACCCCGCTCCTGGCGACTGGTATCAGTTCAGGATTTGCTGCGAGGATTGCCTGATCCAGAACAGCAACTTCAGCTACGGGACGTTCGTCAAGATCGATCAGTGCTGTCCGACAATCATCAACAACACGGTCTCCAACTTCTATCTTTATGGTCTTTATGTATATGCCGAGTCGCACGCAGCAAAGCCGGAAATATCGCGAAACGTGATACAGGACTGCGGCCACGTGGTCGATGCGGCAAGCGGCATTTACGAGGGCGGTGGCATCTGCCTCGAGACGGGGCGCGATTATTTGGGCCCGTGCGAGCCGACGCTTCAGGGCAACAGGCTGCTTAGTAATCATGGCTATCCATTGACGCTTCTTGGGACGTGCGACCCTGTTTACATCAACAACACCTTGATGGGCAACTCCTACCGAGCCGTCGCGATAGGCGGGACTATACGCGGCCGGGGAGCGACGTGGGATGATGTAACCGGCTATCACTATCCTTACGTGGTCATAGACCCCGTGGTGGTGGCGGGAGGCTACAGGGCCGCCAACGGGCTTTCTACTGCCATCATCTCGAGCGACACGCTTGATGGCATCCTGGACACCCTCGTTGACGAGACCGCCGACTGGAAGGCGAACGTCCTGACTGGCTCGATGCTGACTCCCAACACCGACCGGCCCGAACAGTTCGAGATAGTGTCCAACACCAGAACCTCGATTGTGGTTGGCTCCGACGTGTCCGGCATCGCCCAAGGCGGAGACCCCTACGAGTTCGTCGTGAAGGATACGGTCGTGGAAGTCCCTCTTGGAACGATAGTCAAGTTCGCCAAGGGGATGAGCATTTATGTGAAGGGTCAGCTCGAGCTCAACGGCACGACCCGCGACAGAGTCTATTTCACCTCTTTCAATGACGATTCCGCCGGCGGCTCCGTTCTTCTGTCGGGCTCAACGCCGATGCCTCAGCCGGGCGATTGGGAATACTTCAAGGTCGAGAACGACAACAACAAGATCGAGGAATGCATCTTCAAATACGGCACTTCGATCTACATAGATAGCTGCTCGCCGTTGCTCCAGCACAACGCCATCGCGATGTTCTCACGGGCGGGTATCCACTGCTACGCGCACAGCGCGAAGGCCTCGCCCTCCATCCTCAACAATGCGATCATGTGCAATCGCAATGGCGTTCGTTGTGAGACGGACACTGGGTTTACCGATCCCAATGGCGCGATGCCGATGATCCACTCCAATGACATCGTCAGCAACGAGGAGTATGGGGTCGTGAACCTCCAAGAGGGGGCAGAGATCGACGCCGTGCTCAACTGGTGGGGCGCCGTCGATGGCCCATCGGGAGATGCACCCGGAAGCGGAGACGGCATATATGACGTGTCCCTCTACAAACCATTCCAGGGCGAGCCCAACTTCGAGGCCGATTCGGCCCCTCCGGTGTTCTCGGATGTGTTCCCTGCGCCGTATTCGGTCGATGTGCAGACGACCACTATCATCATGTTGACGGTTACGGACGTCGGCAAGGGCATTGACACTAATTCTGTCTCGATAAAGGTCGATCATGGCGACGGTGAGGGCTTCGTGTCCGTGATGAAGGACGGCGAAGACCTCCACTACAACGGGGGCTATGTGAGCCGCGAGAACGTCGCGAACGGCTACCGTTACAGCTATGTTCCCGGACGGTCATTCGCCGCAAACAGGCAGGTGTGCGTCAAGATGCAGATCGGCGATCTCGAGCTCTGCCCCAACAAGGCTCAATACACCTTCTGCTTCTGGACTGGTAGAAACATTGGGCTCACCTTTGGCCGAGTGGAGCCTGAGATCGGAACGGTCAAGACGCAGTTCACATACAGCGTTGACTTCTTCGACAGGGACCTTGCGGCTCCCGCATCTGCGCTGCTCTATATAGACAACATGCCACGCAGCATGAGCCTCGTGGCGGGCGACCCGTGGGAGGGAACATACTCATACACCACGTCGTTGAAGGTCGGCTATCACACCTTCTACTTCGAGTTTGAGGGCGGCGGTGGCGCTGGCACGGTGCGGCTGCCCGAGCTCGGCGACGTGCCGCCATACTTCTACGGTCCGACTGTCCTATCGGAGGATACGACCAACACCTGGCCGATGTTCAGGCACGACCCCGTTCACAGCGGCAGGTCCCCGATCGCTGCGACCTCCGCACCGACGCTCAACTGGAGCTTCACCGCGGGCGATTACATTATCTCCTCACCCGTGGTCGATGCTGACAACACCGTCTATTTCGGATGCTATGACGGCAACGTTTATGCAATGAACACTGATGGGACGGTCAAGTGGGCTGCCAGCACTGGGGATTACATCGCCAGCACGCCCGTCATCGACGAAAACGGGAACCTATACGTCGGCTCGGGCGACCATTATTTCTACAGCTTCAATCCGGACGGCTCGCTCAACTGGACCTATAAGACCGGCGGCGAGATCGACTCTTCGCCTACAATAGGGATTGATGGAAATATCTACTTCGGGTGCGACGACGGTTACCTGTACTCGATGACGTCAGACGGCAACCTGCGCTGGCAGTTCCACACTGGCGGCTGGGTAACGTCCTCGCCGGCGATATGGTTCGACGGGACGGTCTTTTTCGGCTCGGACGACAACAAACTCTACGCAGTCCGGCACGACGGCAACCTGCGCTGGAGCTATAATACTGGCGCGGTAATTACCTCATCGCCGGTCGTTGGACCTGACGAGACGGCCTATGTCGGCGCTGGCTACCAGATACTCGCCATCAACTCCGACGGGACACTGAAGTGGCGCGTCAATGCCGACAACATTGTTCACTCCTCGCCCGCGCTTTCTGATGACGGCGTGCTCTATGTCGGCTCCTATGACCACAACCTCTACGCAATAGAGACGTCAACGGGCACGGTCAATTGGACCTACGTTGCCAACAACGTGATCCATACCTCCCCCGCGATCGACGCCAACGGGGACATCCTGTTCGGCTCCCACGACGGGAACCTCTACTGCCTGGGCAAGGACGGGTCGCTACTGTGGCGCTTCTACGACCCGTTGAGGCCGGGATATGGCTTCAACGTCCACAGCTCGCCCGCAATCGGCCCGGACGGCAGCGTTTATTTCGGCTCCGAGGAGAAGCTCTATGCGCTGGCGGAGCTGCCCGTTCTCAACACGGCGCCCACGCTCTCCGATGCGTCTTGCGCGCCTTCAGGCAAGAGCACAACTCGATATACGTTCAAGATCCACTACTTCGACCGCGAGCAGGAGCCGCCATCGGTGGCAAAGGTAATCGTGGACGACGCCGAGTATGCGCTCGCATTCGATTCCGGGGAGGCGGCAGACGGCTACTACTCCGCTCGCATAATGCTCACGCCCGGGGAACACACCCACTACTACCTGTTCGCCGATGCGACAAGCAAGACGACAAGGTATCCCGCGGTCGGCTCAATCGATGGCCCAAACATCGAGGAGGGTTCGCCAGGAACACCGCCGTTCACCCGCTCCGCGCCTCCAACAGTCTGGATGGCCGGTTATTTCGGCTCTCACGTCTCTCAGCGGCTTGGCGGCAAGCTGCACGTTGTGGCCTATTGCACCGACCCGGACGACGACATCGCACGGGTTGAACTGTGCTACGACGGCGAGCCACTTGTCCCACTCAACGACGATGGCCAGTCTCAGGACGGTCTCGCTGGAGATGGGGTTTACGGCTGTTTCGTCGATGTTGAGCCGGGCTATCCTGCCGGCTGCTACCTATTGGAGGTGGTGGCGACCGACGCCGAGGGCAACACGAGCAACGTCTGGCCCTATGTCACGATCGATGATTATCCGCGGTTCGACCTCCCGGGACTTGCAGGCGTATCGTCCGCGGCAGTCTCGAACAGCGAGGTCATGCCGGTCGGCGGCAAGCCCGCATCGAATCTGAGCCTCAACCTACAGAACTACATCCTAGATTCAATACGCGGGGTCACCAGCCGAGATGTCGGCCCTGAGCCAGAGATACTCATGGCCGGCTATGGCAACTGCAAGATCGACCAGAATACGGGTGGCACGCTCTTTTTGAACGTCATAGTTAATGATCCAGATGGCCTCTCGAACATCGCCTCGGTCGAGGCGCACAGATCGCTTCAGGACCATGGTGATTTCTCGTTTGGCGGCGTCGAACTCAGCCGGCTTACTGCTGATGGACAGAGAGGCTACTACGGGGCGAACTGCCATATTGCTGGCGGCGAGCGAGGCCATCATCTAATAGAGGTCCAGGTGGCCGACAAGGACGGTAATTACAGCACATTCTTCCCGTACCTTGTCGTGACCCAATAG